From Xiphophorus maculatus strain JP 163 A chromosome 12, X_maculatus-5.0-male, whole genome shotgun sequence, the proteins below share one genomic window:
- the LOC102229300 gene encoding excitatory amino acid transporter 1-like, with protein MTQSNGENPQRSRSGLHQIRAGIQSRSLLAKKRVENIKKDEVKGFFMKNAFVILTITAVITGIILGFSLRPYKLSYREVKYFSFPGELLMRMLQMLVLPLLVSSLITGIASLDRRASGRMGMRAVIYYTTTTVIAVFIGIVMVLIIHPGKGSKDEFTKQQQIEQVSPADAFLDLIRNMFPPNLVEACTKQFKTHYAKRVIQVTVTVNDTIFLQNGSQQIAQEEMIPVPGSVNGINALGLVVFSLCFGLIIGNMGEQGQPLRDFFDCLNEAIMRLVAIIMWYAPVGILFLIAGKIVEMDDISAMGGQLGMYTITVISGLLIHAIIVLPTLYFVITRKNPFLFIAGLLQALVTALGTSSSSATLPITFKCLEENNKVDKRVTRFVLPVGATINMDGTALYEALAAIFIAQVNDYDLNFGQILTISITATAASIGAAGIPQAGLVTMIIVLTSVGLPTDDISLIIAVDWFLDRLRTTTNVLGDSIGAGIVEHLSRHELRVNDLELGNQTVDQTEKKPYHLISPENEYENEKPTPDDTKM; from the exons ATGACTCAAAGCAATGGAGAGAATCCACAGAGGAGCCGCAGTGGTCTTCACCAAATCCGAGCCGGGATCCAGTCCAGGTCGTTGCTCGCCAAGAAGAGAGTGGAGAACATCAAGAAGGACGAAGTGAAGGGGTTCTTcatgaaaaatgcttttgtcATTCTAACCATCACTGCTGTTATTACAG GTATAATCCTCGGATTTTCTCTGCGTCCATACAAACTGTCTTACCGTGAAGTGAAGTACTTCTCCTTTCCTGGAGAGCTGCTGATGAGAATGCTCCAGATGCTGGTGCTGCCACTGCTTGTCTCGAGTCTTATCACAG GTATCGCCTCTCTGGATAGACGGGCTTCTGGTAGAATGGGCATGAGGGCAGTGATCTACTACACCACCACAACTGTGATTGCTGTGTTCATTGGTATAGTCATGGTGCTTATTATTCACCCTGGAAAGGGATCCAAGGACGAGTTCACCAAGCAGCAACAGATAGAGCAGGTCAGCCCTGCTGATGCCTTTCTGGATCTTATCAG aAATATGTTTCCTCCAAACCTTGTGGAAGCTTGCACCAAACag TTCAAGACGCATTATGCCAAGAGAGTAATCCAGGTCACTGTTACGGTGAACGACACAATATTCCTCCAAAATGGCAGCCAACAAATTGCCCAAGAGGAGATGATTCCTGTACCAGGATCAGTGAATGGGATTAATGCCCTTGGCTTGGTGGTGTTCTCCTTGTGCTTTGGTCTGATCATTGGGAACATGGGGGAACAAGGACAACCCCTCAGAGATTTCTTTGACTGCCTCAATGAGGCCATCATGAGGCTAGTCGCCATCATAATGTG GTATGCCCCTGTTGGTATTTTGTTCCTCATTGCTGGTAAAATTGTGGAGATGGATGACATTTCAGCCATGGGTGGCCAGCTGGGAATGTATACAATAACCGTTATTAGTGGCCTGCTCATCCACGCCATCATAGTCCTCCCAACGCTCTACTTTGTTATCACCAGAAAGAATCCCTTTCTATTCATTGCTGGACTGCTGCAAGCACTTGTTACTGCCCTTGGAACATCTTCTAG CTCTGCCACATTACCCATCACTTTTAAATGCCTGGAGGAAAACAACAAGGTAGACAAGCGTGTGACCCGTTTTGTTCTCCCTGTCGGAGCCACCATAAATATGGATGGAACAGCTTTATATGAGGCCCTGGCAGCCATCTTTATTGCACAGGTCAATGATTATGACCTTAACTTTGGACAGATTCTCACCATCAG CATCACAGCCACGGCAGCCAGCATCGGTGCAGCTGGAATACCTCAGGCAGGCCTGGTTACCATGATCATAGTACTAACATCTGTAGGTCTTCCCACAGATGACATCTCACTGATTATTGCTGTTGACTGGTTCCT tgATCGATTGCGCACCACCACCAACGTCCTTGGTGACTCCATCGGAGCTGGCATCGTAGAACATTTGTCTCGCCACGAGTTGAGAGTCAATGACCTAGAGTTGGGCAACCAGACGGTTgaccagacagaaaaaaagccatACCATCTAATTTCCCCAGAGAACGAATATGAGAATGAGAAGCCCACTCCAGATGACACTAAAATGTAG